The Plutella xylostella chromosome Z, ilPluXylo3.1, whole genome shotgun sequence region TCAGCACCCAAAACattgtaattttgtaaaaacaattttggcattattattgaaagaCTGCTTGCTAAAGAttgtataatatgtttatgagtttggttactgataaagttcagtacattgtttatgatgataataataataatccatttatttcagattggttactgataaagttcagtacattgtttatgataataatgataataatccatttatttcagattatatgtttgtgagttgggttactgataaagttcggtacctatactcagtactgataaagttcggtacattagtaagatgattgtgagttgggttactgataaagttcggttcctatactcagtactgataaagttcggtacattaggCAGATAattgtgagttgggttactgataacgttcggttcctatactcagtactgataaagttcggtacattaggaagatgattgtgagttgggttactgataaagttcggttcctatactcagtactgataaagttcggtacattaggcagatgattgtgagttgggttactgataaagttcggttcctatactcagtactgataaagttcggttcctatactcagtactgataaagttcggtacattaggcagatgattgtgagttgggttactgataaagttcggttcctatactcagtactgataaagttcggtacattaggaagatgattgtgagttgggttactgataaagttcggttcctatactcagtactgataaagttcggtacattaggcagatgattgtgagttgggttactgataaagttcggttcctatactcagtactgataaagttcggtacgttaggaagatgattgtgagttgggttactgataaagttcggttcctatagtcagtactgataaagttcggtataATAGGaagatgattgtgagttgggttactgataaagttcggttcctatactttatagtactgataaagttcgataCATAAGGAATATGTTTGTGAGTTAGgctactgataaagttcggtacattatgtatatgtttgttagttaggttattgataaagttcggttcctaaAATCTATGTTACTGATTATGTTTGGTACATGATgaatatgtttgtaagttggtTACTGATAAGGTAAGATTTACATACTATATATTAGTGATAAAGTTCAATACATTATgaatatgtttgtaagtaaggttactgataaagttcggttcctatactttttatattactgataaagttcggtacattatgaatatgtttgtaagttagattaatgataaaattagaTTCATATACTATTTATATTAGTGATAAAGTTTAAtacattatgaaaatgtttgtaagataggttactgataaagttagTTATTCCTATACTCTATATTACTGATAAGGTTTCGGTAAATTATGAATATGGTTGTAAGTTAGGTTACTGAGAAAGTTCGTTTCCTATACTCCTTAGTTAATGATAAATGTtgggtatatattattaagttggattgttttgtataattaGTGTTAACCGAAGAACATTCCCATTcatttgttattgttaaatGCATTTATTGTTTCTTCCAAGTTGGGTTACTCTTGAACATTcagtttttataaactttaattcatttaattatgtttaaatttactttaaaaaaagcaTTGTGattacattttgtttaaatttaatattagtaaacttagctatattattgttaaacttaatgattataaaacatattgcTGATGTTAActgtttctaaattgtagtttataaaacatagtttAATTCTGGTTTGATGATTGTAAGCTCTGTGCCATGGACCAATGTTCCCAGCCGATTGTTAGGTTACGCACCGGCGTCGTGCGCGGGGTCGCACACGTTGTCAGGATGGACGATTGTTAGGttcattaacattgttggAATAAGAATTGATTTTTAACACCATAATGTAACggaggttttaaaaaaaaaacaagtgacgtttgGGGAATTGGTCTATGGACTCGAGATGGATTGATTCTTGGATTTTGCGATTGAtgttaaaaattgtaaaagtCCGAAAAGTACGAATATAAGCGAATGGTCGAAAGTTATACGGTGTCTCATTTCACTCAAGGATAGAATACAAGCACACATAAGAAGGATTAGCGACTGTATGCAACACTATAACGACAAATACACTCTTTGaaatatattaggtattatatttttataaatattgctCAAATctaaaaaactatttctatCCGAGGCCCGTTCCAACAATAATGCCATAGAGTAAGTAATATCCTACAATCCAGacaccaaaataaatattctggTCTGTGGTAAAAGAGAAGTGTCAAAAATGTCATCAAATCAAATGTCAAAAATCCTGCAAACTTGCAAAGTGCAAAACAAAAATCCCAACCAAATTGTTGCTTTGCatcataataaatagtgttttATCTTTACTTTAACACATTAAGCAATTAAGTAGACTTAGAATATAGAAGCCAATAATTGGTTAGTAGGTCATCTTTTGCAAGACATGACCGAAGAAAGTCCGGAGAAGTGGCCACAGGAATTCAAACCTGCAAAAGGTAAggtctttttttctacttccatggggAACACtggaactaaaattttattgtattaaaattttaaattttttaacatAACCAATGCATGAGAGCAGAGGACTCTCGAAAGGAGCTGGGAAAACAGaaagataggtacttatatattatacctatacacCTACCATTTCTTGCCAAGGTGACCCACTGAccttttatttgaaaatggTCAATAATTGTGGTTTTTGGTGACTTCTATCTACGCACCTAAGCATGGTTCAAATCTGTAATTGCAGGCATGAACATATCAACTAGCACATCAAGCTTTGAGGCCCTCAACCCTCATGACCCCAACCTGAGTCGACTGGCCACATCTCTGTTCCAGAAAACTTCAGAATATTTAACTGGGGAACTAACTGCTACTCAGGTAATTTTAGAATTTCTGTTATTTACTACTATCAAAAAAAGTTCTTACAGAGTGATTACAGTCTATCTGATAGTACTGCAATACCACTTTCTctagtaaaactataaaattgaGGTTTAATACTAGAGTGTCACTTTCATCATCATAGCCAAGTACATCCCTGCTGCTGGGGCACAGATCTTGTTCCAATGAACAAATTATTTTAGGCCTTTCACCACGCGCACCTAGTGCAGGTTGGTGAATACCATTTTGTGTTAAGGTGGTGGCATtgtgttgcttaacttcaATATATGGTTCCAATTCACTGTTACCCTCCTCGTCTGCCAAATGATTTTCAATAAAGGGCAAAAGGTTCTAGAAAAGTATGAGGTAATTCTAACTGAATATCTGGCCTTGTTGGTTTCAGGATCACTATGTGCTGTTGGAAGACATCAACCAGCTGGCCATCACCAAGTACGCTGACCTGAGGCAGATTGCAGCCAACCTCGGCAAGACCATCAATGAATACAATGAAATGTGTAAGTTTCAGTATATTCTTACATATGTAACAAAATACTGTActcaatatgtttttttttctcacaATGGTGTAAGTTCCTGAACTTTTGCACTTTTAAGGTGTCTACAGTATAGAAATTTATGTTAGTTTAAAgtttgtgtgtgtatgtgtgttgCTCCTACACAcaaaaaactactgaacagattatACAGGAATCTGACAACCTGCATAGTACATGGaaagaaagagacagacatagatttaacaTCTTAACGTTCCTTTGTGCAACTCACACAGTATCcgctataaaaataaagattcatATTAACAAAGTGGTTGTCCCATTCCAGTCAGCGCCAACATCGCGCCGCTGCTGCAGCAGATCGACCTGATGGAGGCACGCGTGACGCAGTTCGAGGGCGCCGCCTACCGGCTCGACGCCTACACCAGGCAGCTGCGAGCCCGCTTCAAGGAACTCGACGACAAGCGGACCTAGTATGTCACTCACTCATTACATTTATAGACTAGCTAGCTATTTTATCGGGACCTGCAAATATCGAAGCTTACGTATTATACGGTATACGTAAGGTTTCTACTAGTGCCGGTGTCCGCTACACGGATATAAAGGGTGGTTTTTATATCTATTTTGATTACAGTTCCTCCTTAATATAAAGGCGGACACGGATGTAAGGGCTTTTCGGATAGTTGCGATATTCGATAGATCGTTGGTATTCTGGTTTTCAGTTTTTCGCTACGGAACTCCTATGCAGCCGCAGGGTGTAAAAGAGGTAtagtaagctgaaatgggGAAACTGGAGTGGAGGGTTACCCCCTGAGTCATCCATTTTTCGATTTACTATACACTTTTTTAACACCTGGATGTTATAGTGGGCCATGCTAAGTAATTCTATGGTTAGTGTctctaaattattttctttgtttcgTATTTTCCGATGACGCCTGCAGTATGGAATATCTATCTACTATCGCTACATACAATATAaccattatgtatgtatacgtaCATGCCGTTTGCCCACGTTCCTCGATACTGCGGACGTAGGTGTGTTAGGAGGTTATATATGTTTTAACCACATGTGGATGACCATAATGGTAAAAGGTTTAGCATTTCTCTTTGTTGGAGTTTGTTTATGTGAtgtgatcatcatcatcacaacctctcacgtccccactgctgggtcacgggtctccttccaatgaaggaacgGTTTTAATAcgaataattataacacaacTTCCACTTATACTAaatctactgctggacatatgaACCTCCTTATTCATAGAAGAGTTATAGGAcattttagctattgaactgttttgtctcTCTCTATCAAAGAACAATAATTGTtcaacagttcaatagctaaaacgtcctataacttctctatgaataagggggtaagtattTACCACAGTATTATATTCTTGGCATGCCTTATAAATCTAATGATCCTCATACAGACACTGATGTCTATCGCTGAGTTGCAGAGATGAAACAAAGAAAGACGGTGCATTTATTTCGCGGTGTAAATATtccttatatattttaagtacttaagccTTAACCTTACCTTCTTTTGTCTACACTATAACTTATCCAATCAAAGCAATACCTTAAGCAAATATGTaagctttttattttgttattacctatttaaaaactttattttaaataaagattctATCACAAAGTAAATAtggttataatttataactaaCATTGATACTCATACTAATACtccattatcatcatcatcatcagccttctatcgcccactgttgggtacTCCACTTTTATAATACTCCACTTTTATACTTATATCTTGATTCGTAGGTCTATGCTATTTCTATGCCATAATCAGGCTGACTTTTACACCATCACGATAAATGATGAGGTTGGTGATTGACAATAAGCCTCTGTTATTCTACAAAGACAAGCCCTTTTTCAAACGGAAAGTAATACGAAAAAAATACGTTCatcatcagaaaatttataatttgaagATTTATAGGTACGTGGTACGATAATTTATTCTTCTTTAATTTTGGGGTctgtcaaataaatatttttttactacttCAAAGATAGTATTGTTTGTTCTCTTTACACGATCtatgtaaagccttacatgcACAACCTACGTGAATTTACCTTTCGAAACTGTTCGTCGTGTCGAAATAGCGAACTATTATGTGTTCATAGAAATCATCGGTTTAAATAATTCTTGGTTCCTAATATAGATGGCACTGTTTGAACAAAAGATTAAGGACGACTGAAAAAAATCAGTGCTAACATACTTCTGGCATACGATAGGAAATAGTAGTCACCAGGTTTTGATAATttgcataaaataaactatgtatgaatgtttatgttttctcgtatacaaagtggcgcctctaggggaaaccaaaaataaacatttgtcAAATACCTGTACGGATAATGTACTTACTGAAGTCCAGGGAAGATAACGGATGACTTAATgaaaagtagtaagtacctacagttcAGTTCGAACAACTAGTTCTAAAATTAGCATCGAATGTACTTTTGTAACtcgtcaaactaacaaacctcCTATTCCTTCTTTCCAAGATTGACAGTTCGTTAGTTTGTTTAAGCACAAAAGTCTAATCAGTTCAGCGATTGTTTTGACCGAAAACTCTGTTCAAAGCATAATACAAACTAGGCCTGGGCTTAGCGATGTTCTCAAGGCTTTCTTCATCTTATATTAGAACTAAACTTATGACATTGGAGAGTAGCTGGGATTGATCCACTGTGACAGGTCCGTAATGTGTCCTATGGAACCtcagaggtgcagagggtctccactaacgtctgccacttccgcctatcttcaGCTGTCCTTGCTCCAGCTAAAATCAGCTGCTCGTAGCTCACTTTCAAAGCTTCGGCGTCATGATCTAGATTAGATCCCTAATAGCTAATGATAAATAGGGGTTCTAAACTACCGAGCCAAATAAAAACaccatacatattttttatgtttttataacaAGTAGTcccaataaaattttacaagttCGTTTTGTACAAGATCGGAGCTCAAATCTCAGTGTTtgaaatacataaacatattattcAGATACAATATGTTGCTTAAACTGTGGAGTTAGTGCTTGAAGAGATTTTAGGGTTTACTAGAGATAAGGGATAGCATACCTAGATCCCCTACAGCGACACCGCCCGTCTTCCCCGCTATAACCACCAGAGACAAACACACACTAACATCTACGTTATATTGTTACTGTCAACGCGTTAAAATTTGAGCACAACTGACTTTAGAAAACATCAATATACATTTGAGTATACAACGATTTGAgcaaaaattaacaaaaatatactcaATTAGAATATCAGACGCCCTCGTTGCAGCCTAGTGTTTCATTACTAGCGAGGGCAGTCGGATATTCGGGGCGCTACTGCATCTTGTGTCAGTAGGGTCTCCCTTTGTGGCGTTAGGGTCTAGGGGATGGGGACAGGGAGGGTGGGAGGGGAGGGTGCCCCTCGCGCGGGCGTCCCGGAcgcgcgcgcgggggcggggcggggacGCGCGGGGCCCTCGAGGCCGCGCAGCCCGGCGCCGCGGGGCCTCAAGTCGCCGCTAGGGCGCCGCCGCTGTCTACACCAACCCTGTGGTATCTACGGGAaccttaattaataatgaattttttttcatcGACTTTCCTAGGGGCGTATAAGTTTTAAAAGCTTTACATTCAAAAGTCTTCACAAAATTGTATAACTTACCATaatctatgtttttttttcaattaaaaagataataatatgtttattttatttatctcttAACACTACAAAATAATTCTTCACTAATAATGCAGATTTTCTTGCAGTAACAAAAATTAAACGTctttaatataataactaaGCATTTTCGTATAGATTTGTGGAGAACAGTtgaa contains the following coding sequences:
- the LOC105392049 gene encoding biogenesis of lysosome-related organelles complex 1 subunit 2 isoform X2 is translated as MTEESPEKWPQEFKPAKGMNISTSTSSFEALNPHDPNLSRLATSLFQKTSEYLTGELTATQDHYVLLEDINQLAITKYADLRQIAANLGKTINEYNEMFSANIAPLLQQIDLMEARVTQFEGAAYRLDAYTRQLRARFKELDDKRT
- the LOC105392049 gene encoding biogenesis of lysosome-related organelles complex 1 subunit 2 isoform X1 → MTEESPEKWPQEFKPAKGMNISTSTSSFEALNPHDPNLSRLATSLFQKTSEYLTGELTATQDHYVLLEDINQLAITKYADLRQIAANLGKTINEYNEMFSANIAPLLQQIDLMEARVTQFEGAAYRLDAYTRQLRARFKELDDKRT